Proteins from a single region of Candidatus Methanosuratincola sp.:
- a CDS encoding prefoldin subunit beta, producing the protein MAEKIPPQVQNQLIRFQEMQEQLKAIVLRKQQFEYESREIEKALNESKSLADDAVVYKSVGVLLFRTEKQKIVAELTEKKEELDLRIKTVEKQELRLKQQLEELRKSIMEQVSGRTPASG; encoded by the coding sequence ATGGCCGAAAAGATACCGCCACAGGTACAGAACCAGTTGATCCGATTCCAGGAGATGCAGGAACAGCTTAAGGCAATCGTGCTGAGGAAGCAGCAGTTTGAATATGAAAGCAGGGAGATAGAAAAAGCCCTCAATGAGAGCAAATCCCTTGCGGATGACGCCGTGGTTTACAAGTCAGTGGGAGTCCTCCTCTTTAGGACCGAGAAGCAGAAGATCGTTGCAGAACTGACCGAGAAGAAAGAGGAGCTAGACCTCAGAATAAAGACCGTTGAGAAACAGGAACTCAGGCTCAAGCAGCAGTTGGAGGAGCTCCGCAAGTCAATAATGGAACAGGTCTCCGGAAGGACACCCGCCTCTGGATAG
- a CDS encoding KEOPS complex subunit Pcc1 yields the protein MSASSLLTLDFEDEGKASTIFASIIPEVKHTKPGIAKVSIAREGRIIVLEIEASSVAVLRALLNSYIRWMSTSLEVMELGD from the coding sequence ATGAGCGCCTCTTCTTTGCTGACGCTCGACTTTGAGGACGAGGGAAAAGCATCCACCATCTTCGCCTCGATAATCCCTGAAGTCAAGCACACAAAACCTGGAATTGCCAAGGTTTCGATTGCGAGGGAGGGCAGGATCATTGTGCTGGAGATCGAAGCCTCGTCGGTTGCAGTGCTGCGCGCCCTACTCAATTCTTATATACGCTGGATGTCTACATCTCTTGAGGTTATGGAGTTAGGTGATTGA